One genomic region from Halomicrobium zhouii encodes:
- a CDS encoding DUF7310 family coiled-coil domain-containing protein, whose amino-acid sequence MSDDEALQRRLRAVERSLTDGDHDVDSLRAAGDQANRIDELAARLDEAEDRIAELEASTQALRGYVGNVRSVNEDVEQRADAALAAVERLEARFDDAAEPEAESIEFPDVPRSSGPHRDSQQLRASSRDRRRADGRTGANGPVGSHSDGGNDGTDSDDATDSDDGTDGGDGLVARIRRTLG is encoded by the coding sequence ATGTCCGACGACGAAGCGCTGCAGCGTCGATTGCGCGCGGTCGAGCGATCACTGACCGACGGCGACCACGACGTCGATTCCCTCCGAGCCGCAGGCGACCAGGCGAACCGGATCGACGAACTGGCGGCCCGACTCGACGAAGCGGAGGATAGAATCGCCGAACTCGAGGCCTCGACGCAGGCGCTTCGCGGCTACGTCGGCAACGTTCGCTCGGTCAACGAAGACGTCGAACAGCGCGCCGACGCTGCGCTGGCCGCCGTCGAGCGCCTCGAAGCGCGGTTCGACGACGCGGCGGAACCGGAGGCTGAATCTATCGAATTCCCCGATGTGCCCCGGTCGTCAGGTCCCCATCGAGACTCTCAACAGCTCCGTGCCAGTTCTCGGGACCGACGGCGAGCGGACGGCAGGACGGGGGCAAACGGCCCCGTCGGTAGCCACAGCGACGGTGGAAACGACGGCACCGACTCCGACGACGCCACCGATTCCGACGACGGCACCGACGGTGGCGACGGCCTGGTAGCGCGAATCCGGCGCACGCTCGGATGA
- a CDS encoding DUF7311 family protein produces MIRVVLAVLLTTALLGASLPAIDEARLEHTETTVGTELRGLERAATDLLDTDVPTEDGARRVVEIRLPARSWSDAGVDAVTIGQSRTSGGGRLTWTATGGRQRVRHLPGVPLRTGDGTPLTLEGTERHRLVLSLDGNRTAPVVTVRTFTSDDGTSGAHATVVTDRRRSGRRVRV; encoded by the coding sequence ATGATACGGGTGGTACTGGCCGTCCTGCTCACGACCGCCCTGCTGGGCGCGAGCCTCCCGGCCATCGACGAGGCGCGGCTGGAACACACCGAAACGACGGTCGGGACGGAGCTACGCGGGCTCGAACGGGCGGCGACGGACCTGCTGGATACCGATGTTCCCACCGAGGACGGCGCCCGGCGCGTCGTCGAAATTCGGTTGCCTGCACGAAGCTGGAGCGACGCAGGCGTCGACGCTGTCACGATCGGCCAGTCCCGGACCAGTGGCGGTGGACGGCTCACCTGGACGGCAACGGGCGGCAGACAGCGAGTACGTCACCTTCCGGGGGTTCCGCTGCGGACGGGTGACGGTACGCCGCTGACGCTCGAAGGTACGGAGAGACACCGGCTCGTGCTCTCGCTGGACGGCAACCGGACCGCGCCCGTCGTCACGGTCCGGACCTTTACAAGCGATGACGGGACCAGCGGGGCACATGCGACGGTGGTTACCGACCGGCGACGAAGCGGCCGGCGAGTGCGCGTGTGA